The following are encoded together in the Acanthochromis polyacanthus isolate Apoly-LR-REF ecotype Palm Island chromosome 14, KAUST_Apoly_ChrSc, whole genome shotgun sequence genome:
- the zic2a gene encoding zinc finger protein ZIC 2a has product MLLDAGHQFPGLGVGSFARHHSASEMQERDLSLAQNSFVDSAHMGAFKLNHDLSPGQSSAFTTQAPGYPAAALGAHAAHVTSYASSPFNSTRDFLFRSRGFGESSPASSQHTIFGPTAGSLHHSHTDTQGHILFPGIHDQHGSHGSPNVLNGQMRLGLPGEVFGRSEQYHQVSSPRTDPYSAAQLHNQYGSMNMNMGMNMAAHHHPGAFFRYMRQQCIKQELICKWIDPEQLSNPKKCCNKTFSTMHELVTHVSVEHVGGPEQTNHICFWEDCSRESKPFKAKYKLVNHIRVHTGEKPFPCPFPGCGKVFARSENLKIHKRTHTGEKPFQCEFEGCDRRFANSSDRKKHMHVHTSDKPYLCKMCDKSYTHPSSLRKHMKVHEASPPASDSSPAASSGYESSTPPGLVSPTTETQSNTTLSPASAVHNTTSHSGLSSNFSEWYV; this is encoded by the exons ATGTTACTGGATGCTGGTCACCAGTTCCCCGGACTGGGAGTGGGCTCATTTGCCAGGCATCACTCGGCCAGCGAGATGCAGGAGAGAGACTTGAGTTTGGCACAGAATAGCTTTGTAGACTCGGCACACATGGGTGCGTTTAAGCTCAACCATGATCTCTCTCCGGGACAGAGCTCTGCCTTCACCACCCAGGCGCCCGGCTACCCCGCTGCGGCTTTAGGGGCTCACGCCGCCCATGTCACGTCGTATGCAAGCTCTCCTTTCAACTCCACCAGGGACTTTCTCTTTCGTAGTCGCGGCTTCGGAGAATCCTCTCCGGCGAGCAGCCAACATACTATTTTTGGCCCCACGGCGGGATCCCTTCATCACTCCCACACAGACACTCAAGGCCACATTTTGTTCCCCGGGATCCACGACCAGCACGGCTCCCACGGATCCCCGAACGTCCTGAATGGCCAAATGAGGCTCGGACTACCCGGGGAAGTTTTCGGACGCTCCGAGCAGTATCACCAGGTTTCCAGCCCGAGGACCGACCCGTACTCGGCCGCGCAGCTCCACAACCAGTACGGCTCGATGAATATGAACATGGGGATGAACATGGCAGCCCACCACCACCCCGGTGCCTTTTTCCGCTACATGAGGCAGCAGTGCATCAAGCAGGAGCTCATCTGCAAGTGGATCGACCCCGAGCAGCTCAGCAACCCCAAGAAGTGCTGCAACAAAACTTTTAGCACCATGCACGAGTTGGTTACGCACGTCTCGGTAGAGCACGTCGGTGGACCGGAGCAGACCAACCACATCTGCTTCTGGGAGGACTGCTCCCGGGAGAGCAAGCCGTTCAAGGCAAAATACAAACTGGTGAACCACATTCGGGTGCACACTGGAGAGAAGCCTTTTCCATGTCCCTTCCCCGGCTGTGGAAAGGTCTTCGCACGGTCGGAAAACTTGAAGATCCACAAGAGAACGCACACAG GAGAGAAACCGTTCCAGTGTGAGTTTGAGGGCTGCGACAGAAGGTTTGCAAACAGCAGCGACCGAAAGAAACACATGCACGTCCACACGTCTGACAAGCCATATCTCTGCAAAATGTGTGACAAGTCCTACACACATCCCAGCTCTCTACGAAAACACATGAAG GTCCATGAAGCCTCCCCACCAGCATCAGACTCATCACCAGCAGCCAGCTCTGGTTATGAATCGTCCACGCCTCCAGGCCTGGTGTCTCCCACCACTGAGACCCAAAGCAACACCACCCTGTCCCCAGCCTCAGCCGTGCACAACACCACCAGCCACAGTGGCCTGTCCTCCAATTTCAGTGAATGGTATGTGTAG
- the zic5 gene encoding zinc finger protein ZIC 5 — MEPPLSKRNPAIRLADLAATQPLPHQNMTGFPGLGGHHPLSHHAHLHPGELGNDPGVALTPFGPEHMAQTNALKLSPSQHIQSHPEAQTAASFTSAQTTVGFPVAHPHSGYSSSRDFILRRELSASAMHALGDQHSSASSPHHHGMFISPTGAYGHTESGAHSLFTGLHDQASPGAHHHALNGQMRLGIPGDIYGRPEHFGHRPEHYGPSSLHSYNSMNLNVNIASAPHGAAGAFLRYMRQPIKQELICKWIDQEQSQKKPCSKTYSTMHELVNHVTVEHVGGPEQSSHVCFWEECPREGKAFKAKYKLINHIRVHTGEKPFPCPFPGCGKVFARSENLKIHKRTHTGEKPFKCEFDGCDRKFANSSDRKKHSHVHTSDKPYYCKVRGCDKSYTHPSSLRKHMKVHCKSPPPPSTNVTYISSTNPLGDPLSPNSEPHRNRSANLSPQVTNLNEWYVCQGSAGPNHLHTPSSDVPTSDSDDEDSFRNSDPRTML; from the exons ATGGAGCCCCCTTTAAGCAAGAGGAATCCGGCGATAAGATTAGCGGATTTGGCAGCGACTCAACCCCTTCCTCATCAGAATATGACAGGCTTCCCGGGGCTAGGGGGGCATCACCCTCTCTCCCACCATGCCCACCTCCACCCTGGGGAGCTGGGCAACGACCCCGGAGTGGCACTCACTCCATTTGGACCAGAGCACATGGCACAGACAAATGCTCTCAAACTTAGCCCATCTCAGCACATTCAGAGCCATCCCGAAGCCCAGACCGCGGCATCTTTCACTTCTGCTCAGACCACAGTTGGTTTCCCCGTGGCTCACCCCCACTCAGGCTACTCAAGCAGCAGGGACTTCATCCTCAGGAGAGAACTCTCAGCCTCTGCTATGCATGCACTTGGCGACCAGCATAGTTCCGCCTCCTCCCCTCATCACCATGGCATGTTCATCTCCCCAACAGGTGCTTATGGGCACACGGAAAGTGGGGCCCATTCACTTTTCACTGGACTTCACGACCAGGCGTCCCCAGGTGCCCACCACCATGCCCTCAATGGGCAGATGCGCCTGGGTATACCGGGGGACATCTACGGCAGGCCAGAGCACTTCGGGCACAGGCCAGAGCACTATGGACCGTCTTCTCTCCACAGCTACAACTCCATGAACCTCAATGTGAACATCGCTTCTGCTCCTCACGGAGCCGCGGGGGCGTTTTTAAGATACATGCGGCAGCCCATAAAGCAAGAGCTAATCTGCAAATGGATTGACCAGGAGCAAAGTCAGAAAAAGCCCTGCTCGAAAACTTACAGCACCATGCACGAACTGGTCAACCACGTCACGGTGGAGCATGTCGGGGGACCGGAGCAGAGCAGCCACGTCTGCTTTTGGGAAGAATGTCCGCGGGAAGGAAAGGCGTTCAAAGCGAAGTACAAACTGATAAATCACATCCGAGTTCATACGGGAGAAAAGCCCTTCCCGTGTCCGTTCCCTGGATGTGGAAAAGTGTTCGCTCGATCGGAGAACCTAAAGATTCACaagagaactcacacag GGGAGAAGCCTTTCAAGTGCGAGTTCGACGGCTGCGACAGAAAATTCGCCAACAGCAGCGACAGGAAGAAGCACTCTCACGTCCACACCAGCGACAAGCCTTACTACTGCAAAGTGCGCGGCTGTGACAAGTCCTACACGCACCCGAGCTCGCTACGGAAACACATGAAGGTGCACTGCAAGTCCCCGCCGCCCCCTTCCACCAACGTCACCTACATCTCCTCCACGAACCCCCTCGGGGATCCTCTGTCGCCCAACTCTGAACCGCACAGGAACCGCTCTGCGAACCTCTCCCCTCAGGTCACCAACCTCAACGAGTGGTACGTGTGCCAGGGGAGCGCAGGGCCCAACCACCTCCACACCCCCTCCAGCGACGTCCCCACGTCGGATTCGGACGACGAGGACTCTTTCAGAAATTCAGACCCAAGGACGATGCTCTGA